The following coding sequences lie in one Loxodonta africana isolate mLoxAfr1 chromosome X, mLoxAfr1.hap2, whole genome shotgun sequence genomic window:
- the PRRG3 gene encoding LOW QUALITY PROTEIN: transmembrane gamma-carboxyglutamic acid protein 3 (The sequence of the model RefSeq protein was modified relative to this genomic sequence to represent the inferred CDS: substituted 1 base at 1 genomic stop codon) → MEEICSYEEVKEVFEDKEQMMEFWKGYPNAVYSVRNPVXSSDTMYVVVPLLGVALLIVIALFIIWRCQLQKATRHHPSYAQNRYLASRAGHSLPRVMVYRGTVHGLAESSGHREAGSNPHVVLGPSRGVRTTVRLENTLYLPELSLSRLSSATPPPSYEEVTAPQESSSEEASVSYSDPPPKYEEIVAANPGSDK, encoded by the exons ATGGAAGAGATCTGCAGCTACGAGGAGGTCAAGGAGGTGTTTGAGGACAAAGAGCAGATG ATGGAGTTCTGGAAGGGGTACCCAAACGCAGTCTACTCTGTCCGGAACCCCGTGTAGAGCTCAGACACCATGTATGTGGTGGTGCCCCTCCTGGGAGTGGCGCTGCTAATTGTCATCGCCTTGTTCATCATCTGGAGGTGCCAGCTGCAAAAGGCCACCCGCCATCACCCCTCCTATGCTCAGAACCGGTACCTTGCTAGTCGCGCTGGGCACAGCCTCCCCCGGGTCATGGTGTACCGCGGCACTGTGCATGGTCTGGCTGAGTCCTCTGGGCACCGGGAAGCAGGGAGCAACCCGCACGTGGTGCTGGGACCCAGTCGTGGGGTCAGGACCACGGTCCGGCTCGAGAATACCTTGTACCTCCCTGAGCTCTCCCTCTCCAGACTGTCCAGTGCCACCCCGCCCCCATCCTACGAGGAGGTGACGGCTCCCCAGGAGAGCAGCAGTGAGGAGGCCAGTGTCTCTTACAGCGACCCGCCCCCAAAGTATGAGGAGATAGTGGCCGCCAACCCTGGCTCAGATAAATAG
- the FATE1 gene encoding fetal and adult testis-expressed transcript protein, with translation MAGGPLSLKEEMEASLAEERCPGDKGPSQEQLMTEMMDRGFRSLGAGSQRRQKLESKAAGSTGVSPAWNTNAPRPKKAVLYGTFGTRLLGLSADAYPPTSLLLYLEEGQELLRSGHRTAKESGHGDAHAQEYPGGFQGMRYHYERNPETDLLAEIGLEELNGLEMEVMRRQLRVITGRLQDLEDEGTTWYNRETLFFIILASACVVNLWLWMRH, from the exons ATGGCAGGAGGCCCCCTTAGCCTCAAGGAAGAGATGGAAGCGTCCTTGGCAGAAGAGCGGTGTCCTGGAGACAAAGGGCCAAGCCAGGAGCAGCTGATGACAG AAATGATGGATCGTGGGTTCCGGTCCCTGGGTGCTGGCTCCCAGCGGCGACAGAAGTTGGAGTCAAAGGCTGCTGGCTCGACTGGAGTCTCACCAGCTTGGAATACGAATGCTCCCCGACCCAAGAAAGCGGTACTGTATGGGACCTTTGGCACTCG GTTGCTGGGACTCTCAGCTGATGCCTACCCGCCCACGTCACTGCTCCTCTACCTAGAAGAAGGCCAGGAGCTCCTGAGAAGC GGGCACCGAACGGCGAAAGAGTCAGGCCACGGGGATGCCCATGCTCAGGAGTACCCTGGGGGCTTCCAAGGCATGCGGTACCACTATGAGCG CAACCCAGAGACAGATCTGTTGGCAGAGATTGGCCTAGAAGAGCTCAATGGGCTGGAGATGGAAGTCATGAGAAGGCAG CTGCGTGTCATCACTGGGCGTCTGCAAGACCTGGAGGATGAGGGAACCACTTGGTACAACAGGGAAACGCTGTTCTTCATCATCCTGGCGTCGGCTTGCGTGGTCAACCTGTGGCTGTGGATGCGCCATTGA